A genomic region of Canis aureus isolate CA01 chromosome 16, VMU_Caureus_v.1.0, whole genome shotgun sequence contains the following coding sequences:
- the LOC144286911 gene encoding uncharacterized protein LOC144286911 isoform X12, giving the protein MGASPGSLNISVSLARPSAPLAWVSAPQSIMSRLCLSLFFIFTWQPSWLLGQAAPLPAWARRTSGPRRSPEPPEPPEPWSSHSSELLHESLQALTHPAEAGGGFNNLRSSAPAQISAPPKQLTETLVPFLDTDSNGELPPETDQYLNDKPTLHERLLQVVPALGDENQAIVLPPPLKSKMKTGDEPEDHQSLEILAPPLDSQGLNQRKFFVSSPNLDKDLVQHRRLAKVVIGTPNQFANKELLEQLQDDYSDSGMDIIYPEENRPMDFPGGPDQPPELPEELEISSLLQETPAGPLQSTVEEPEPFVPGVEAQAKHPESPEETETPPLLQDALSQPPEILKEAGNSVSPQEAPAEPSSTPEVQQEASAQPTEAPEEVEPWTPQEAPAQPPEEKVPPQEVNVPSLSQNEAQRPKLHNVTVKPVDLALTVTVTQPPQHPKKAEPAILQEQPAQPPELSLGEVEPIPTQQEHPAQPLEHHEVKVAPPGHHQVQQLNLPNITVKPAGVQVTVTPEPTTEVGPLPVQRESVTQPSVPLNVEPFATQHEAPTLPPQSPEENEHLSFQQETPTESPESPTQEKPPTQQETPVQTPGEVKPSTTQQDTLAQDSQAPEEGESPSTQEEALAQLPGTQEEKEPSPPQQEAPAELPQIPEEGEPSSIQEESQDHHAQTPEKAKPSSTQQEAPTQYPQASEEGEPSPAQEEAPTQFPQILVKSGFPEQHPAPAENVEPYPDQQGVPTQTGDLPEETELSPSQQWSSSLPQMPVVGVEPSPVQPEHQAQPPESSTDIVAQPPVHHEVTSSRLGPGEAQHPMLPNITAKPVDLEVFITPVPTKFEHAPGQQEASAQAPVPPEQVEFSPAQSELLFQSPETLEDEFPPGQQELIVKTPDPPKEMEPTSAQQEAPAEPSEPHKEIEPSSNEYTVSAHSPGPTEDVKPPTQPEVPAQPPVPQQVPAISPEPRQEVEPSATQQESPAQSLELADKVEPLPVSQKTPSQLLQFPEKVESSPVLQEAPSLPLEPLKEVELSPAQQVAQTQPSELPEKLESFPILQQASTQSPEPHQESEPSPAQPPEPSKEVEPQLPVHNEMTVPPQGQDQAQRSSLPSVTAKPVDLEFTVPPEPSTTLQQTLAPPEDPEVTLPHPEHVEAQSPNLSEVTVQPLDLELTITPEPITEVETSTMQETPGPPLEPPDESVMQPPMYREVTVPTPGQDQARHLLLPNVTVQPLDLELTLTPEPTTKVEHSTTVSKTTVPPKDMEVTFAHQEQVQAQHPILTEVTVQPLDLGLTITSEFTKEIELPQPMQETPIQLPEPPKEVTVAQSPVYQEETIPTPGWDQIQHPSSPSVTVQPLDLELTVSPEPTTEVEHSTALKKTIAPPKDVEVTFAHLEQVLSRRPNLTKVTVQPLDLELTITPASTTEIEPSPTMPLELPKELVAQPSIYQEAAVPTSAQDQAQHLWSPNVTTQPLALELTISPKPTTEVEQSTTLHQTTAPPKDLEVTFPPSEQVQVQHSTLNKVKVKPLDLGLTITPEPTTETKPSPTMQETPTQPPEPPKEVVVQYPFHQEGTVPTLGQDQAPYPTLPSVTVHPVDMGLTMTSEPTTQVEGSTTTKTTTPPPKDLEMTLAHLEQIQRQHPNLTEVTVPPMDLEITVTAGSNMEVEPSPARQETPTQPPEPPKEVKVQYPFHQEVMSPTPSKGEVQHPESPSITFHNGGLGLTITPEPITEAKHSATTKKTTAPSPADLEVTLAHRERVQSQQPNLTKVTVPPMDLEITVSHQPESSESVLPPTTQPSVVHFAKYFPEKAYTTFTEQPEQSVTTNVNICELCTCKDETLSCTGFSPKQRLRRVPVPEPNTDNNTFTILNFQGNAISYIEENTWKPYRWTEKLILSENYLTELHKDSFEGLLSLQYLDLSCNKIQSIERRTFEPLPFLKFINVSCNVLTEVSFGTFQAWHGMQFLHKLILSHNPLTTVEDSYLFKLPALKYLDMGTTQVSLSTIESILMMTLELEKLILPSRMSCCLCQLKNNIEVVCKTVKLHCDGECLTNATRCDEKASIMNVEGSFMKVLKARKKSTSTELTIEPEKASSDKNGIGLSAFMNEQLDFNDESDVISALNYILPYFSEGNVEDVESTLLPFIKTLFSNVQDGDKPVGYLKNNTKSPSLEPGPNNSTYKNKLRKLSFLENLLDAEIQEKIDEVKKKEKTAMLIPPGILGPKFKKLETAQGQEKTLPKSKNLRKRWFRKNSVLKGPKDPQKRHYKEVDVQSTQGKQSAQSFVKNMAKERRLSGPSPRELEELHMAQRPRKLVGNSVHTESSFIKEHKAAASSFPKQNIMGKPSASTAPKSLPKVKTKSEDSTYPIVVLEDANARVREMEASRPVSHSGKKYIFHKIRSRIVQRTPKTKKSKKFRKKNSLSNRLMPAQRPPLPAVRSLIDSPSQEAISSSEKRIQENPFPELFTLSEPSKENTTVENTTAQNASEEIISPGSTTVSEQTPPEFTNRRNLSNTYSTTTRDNFVPTVKQTNETQWEYHNLVTDLPPKPTGFSVAKLSSAGDLFEIQLNQQLRSLIPNNDVRRLISHVIRTLKMDCSETNVQLACAKLISRTGLLMKLLSEQQEVKVSKAEWDTDQWKTENYINESTEAQSEQKEQKSSEPTKEVPGYGYNNKLILAISVTVVVMILIIVFCLIEDTAFLH; this is encoded by the exons ATGGGGGCGTCACCGGGCTCCCTGAACATTTCGGTTTCTCTGGCGAGACCGAGCGCCCCACTGGCTTGGGTCTCTGCTCCGCAGAGTATCATGTCCAGGCTttgcctctcccttttttttatttttacctggcAACCGTCGTGGTTGTTGGGCCAGGCAGCTCCGCTTCCCGCGTGGGCCCGTCGGACCTCCGGCCCTCGGAGATCCCCGGAACCCCCGGAACCCCCGGAACCCTGGTCTTCGCACTCTTCTGAACTCCTGCATGAATCGCTCCAGGCACTTACCCACCCCGCAGAGGCGGGGGGGGGCTTTAATAACTTGAGGTCCTCTGCTCCAGCCCAGATATCGGCCCCGCCTAAGCAGTTGACTGAGACTTTGGTTCCATTCCTGGACACGGATTCAAATGGTGAGCTGCCCCCAGAGACAGATCAGTATCTGAATGACAAGCCAACCCTGCACGAAAGGCTCTTACAAGTGGTTCCAGCGTTGGGTGATGAGAATCAGGCCATAGTTCTACCTCCTCCActcaaaagtaagatgaaaaCTGGAGATGAGCCAGAAGATCACCAGTCATTGGAAATACTTGCTCCACCTCTGGACAGTCAGGGTTTAAACCAAAGAAAGTTTTTTGTTTCATCCCCAAACCTGGACAAAGATCTAGTTCAGCATCGAAGGCTTGCCAAAGTTGTTATTGGAACTCCAAACCAATTTGCAAATAAAGAGCTCCTAGAACAACTGCAGGACGATTATTCAGATTCTGGTATGGATATCATATACCCTGAGGAAAACCGACCAATGGATTTCCCAGGGGGACCAGATCAACCCCCAGAGCTCCCTGAGGAGCTTGAAATTTCTTCACTCCTGCAGGAGACCCCTGCAGGACCTCTCCAGTCCACTGTAGAGGAACCTGAACCTTTTGTGCCTGGAGTGGAGGCCCAGGCCAAGCATCCAGAGTCCCCTGAAGAGACAGAAACACCTCCACTTCTTCAGGACGCTCTATCTCAGCCTCCAGAGATCCTTAAGGAAGCTGGAAATTCTGTAAGCCCACAGGAGGCCCCAGCTGAACCTTCAAGTACCCCTGAAGTCCAACAGGAAGCCTCAGCTCAACCTACAGAGGCACCTGAGGAAGTAGAACCTTGGACCCCTCAGGAGGCCCCAGCTCAGCCACCAGAGGAGAAGGTACCACCTCAGGAGGTAAATGTGCCATCTCTGAGTCAGAATGAAGCTCAGCGGCCAAAATTACACAATGTCACTGTTAAACCTGTAGATTTGGCACTTACTGTAACTGTGACTCAGCCTCCACAGCACCCCAAGAAGGCTGAGCCTGCAATCCTGCAAGAACAACCAGCTCAGCCACCAGAGCTGTCTTTGGGGGAGGTGGAACCTATTCCAACCCAGCAGGAGCACCCAGCTCAACCTCTAGAGCATCATGAGGTGAAAGTTGCACCTCCAGGTCACCATCAGGTTCAACAGTTAAACCTGCCCAATATCACTGTTAAACCTGCAGGCGTGCAGGTTACTGTAACACCAGAACCCACTACAGAGGTGGGACCTTTGCCAGTTCAACGTGAGTCTGTCACTCAGCCCTCTGTGCCCCTTAATGTGGAACCTTTTGCAACCCAGCATGAAGCCCCAACTCTGCCTCCACAGTCCCCTGAGGAGAATGAACATTTGTCATTTCAACAGGAGACTCCAACTGAGTCCCCAGAATCTCCCACACAGGAGAAACCTCCAACACAGCAGGAGACCCCTGTTCAGACCCCTGGAGAGGTTAAACCTTCCACAACCCAGCAGGACACCCTGGCTCAGGATTCACAGGCTCCTGAGGAGGGTGAATCACCTTCAACCCAGGAGGAGGCCCTGGCTCAACTTCCAGGGACTCAGGAAGAGAAGGAACCTTCTCCACCCCAGCAGGAGGCCCCTGCTGAGCTTCCACAAATCCCTGAGGAGGGTGAACCTTCCTCAATACAGGAGGAGAGCCAGGATCATCATGCACAGACTCCTGAGAAAGCTAAACCTTCTTCAACCCAGCAGGAGGCCCCAACCCAGTATCCACAGGCCTCTGAGGAGGGAGAACCATCTCCAGCTCAGGAAGAGGCTCCCACTCAATTTCCACAAATTCTTGTGAAGAGTGGGTTTCCAGAACAACATCCAGCCCCTGCTGAAAATGTTGAACCTTATCCAGATCAGCAGGGAGTACCAACACAGACTGGAGATCTTCCTGAAGAAACTGAACTTTCTCCAAGCCAGCAGTGGAGCTCATCTCTGCCTCAGATGCCTGTCGTAGGTGTAGAACCTTCTCCAGTCCAGCCTGAGCACCAGGCTCAGCCTCCAGAGTCCTCTACAGATATTGTAGCTCAGCCTCCAGTACATCATGAGGTGACATCCTCACgtctaggtcctggtgaagctCAGCATCCAATGTTGCCCAATATCACAGCAAAACCTGTAGATCTGGAGGTTTTCATAACTCCAGTGCCCACTAAGTTTGAACATGCTccagggcagcaggaggcctCTGCTCAAGCTCCAGTTCCCCCTGAGCAGGTTGAATTTTCTCCAGCCCAGTCCGAGCTTCTTTTCCAGTCTCCAGAGACCCTTGAAGATGAATTTCCTCCAGGCCAACAAGAACTCATAGTAAAGACTCCAGACCCTCCTAAGGAGATGGAACCTACTTCAGCCCAACAGGAGGCCCCAGCTGAGCCATCAGAGCCCCATAAGGAGATTGAACCATCTTCAAATGAGTACACAGTCTCAGCTCATTCTCCAGGGCCCACTGAAGACGTCAAGCCTCCAACCCAACCAGAGGTTCCAGCTCAGCCTCCTGTTCCCCAGCAGGTCCCAGCTATATCTCCTGAGCCCCGACAGGAGGTAGAGCCTTCTGCCACACAACAGGAATCCCCAGCCCAGTCTTTAGAACTTGCTGACAAAGTGGAACCTCTTCCAGTCTCTCAAAAGACCCCTTCTCAGCTTCTACAGTTTCCTGAGAAGGTGGAATCCTCTCCAGTCCTGCAAGAAGCTCCATCTCTACCTCTAGAGCCCCTTAAGGAGGTAGAACTTTCTCCAGCCCAACAGGTGGCACAGACTCAGCCTTCAGAGCTCCCTGAGAAGCTAGAGTCATTTCCAATTCTGCAGCAGGCTTCAACTCAGTCTCCAGAGCCCCATCAAGAGTCAGAACCTTCTCCAGCTCAGCCTCCAGAGCCATCTAAGGAGGTTGAACCACAACTTCCAGTCCATAACGAGATGACAGTTCCACCTCAAGGACAAGATCAAGCTCAGCGTTCAAGCTTGCCCAGTGTCACTGCTAAACCTGTTGACTTGGAGTTTACTGTACCTCCAGAGCCTTCTACAACCCTGCAGCAGACTCTAGCTCCTCCAGAGGATCCAGAGGTGACACTTCCACATCCAGAACATGTTGAGGCTCAGAGTCCAAATTTGTCTGAAGTCACAGTTCAACCTTTAGATCTGGAGCTTACCATAACACCAGAACCCATTACAGAGGTTGAAACTTCAACCATGCAAGAGACTCCAGGTCCTCCTTTAGAGCCACCTGACGAGTCTGTAATGCAGCCTCCCATGTATCGGGAGGTGACAGTTCCAACTCCAGGTCAGGATCAAGCTCGGCATCTATTGTTACCCAATGTAACGGTTCAGCCTTTGGACTTGGAGCTTACCCTAACTCCAGAACCCACCACAAAAGTTGAACATTCTACAACCGTGAGTAAAACTACTGTTCCTCCAAAGGACATGGAAGTGACATTTGCACATCAAGAGCAGGTTCAAGCTCAGCATCCAATCTTGACTGAAGTCACAGTTCAGCCTTTGGACCTGGGGCTTACCATAACTTCAGAATTCACTAAGGAGATTGAACTTCCTCAACCTATGCAGGAGACTCCAATCCAGCTTCCAGAGCCACCTAAGGAGGTTACTGTAGCTCAATCTCCAGTATATCAGGAGGAGACCATTCCAACACCAGGTTGGGATCAAATTCAGCATCCATCATCACCCAGTGTAACAGTTCAACCTTTGGACCTGGAGCTTACTGTAAGTCCAGAACCCACTACAGAAGTTGAACATTCTACAGCCCTGAAAAAGACTATAGCTCCTCCAAAAGACGTGGAGGTGACATTTGCACATCTCGAGCAGGTTCTGTCTCGCCGTCCAAACTTGACTAAGGTCACAGTTCAACCTTTGGACCTGGAACTTACCATAACTCCAGCATCCACTACAGAGATTGAACCTTCTCCAACCATGCCTCTAGAGCTGCCTAAGGAACTTGTAGCTCAACCTTCCATATATCAAGAGGCAGCAGTTCCAACGTCAGCTCAGGATCAAGCTCAGCACCTGTGGTCACCAAATGTGACAACACAACCTTTGGCCCTAGAGCTTACCATAAGTCCAAAACCCACTACAGAGGTTGAACAGTCTACAACTCTGCATCAGACTACAGCTCCTCCAAAGGACCTTGAGGTGACATTTCCACCATCAGAGCAGGTTCAGGTTCAGCATTCAACCTTAAATAAAGTCAAAGTTAAACCTTTGGACTTGGGGCTTACCATAACTCCAGAACCTACTACAGAGACCAAACCTTCTCCAACCATGCAAGAGACCCCAACTCAGCCTCCAGAGCCACCTAAGGAGGTTGTAGTTCAATATCCATTCCATCAGGAGGGGACAGTTCCAACCCTAGGTCAGGATCAAGCTCCGTATCCAACTTTACCCAGTGTCACAGTTCATCCTGTGGACATGGGACTTACCATGACTTCAGAACCTACTACCCAGGTTGAAGGTTCTACAACCACCAAGACTACAACTCCCCCTCCAAAGGACCTTGAGATGACGCTTGCGCATCTCGAGCAGATTCAGAGGCAACATCCAAACCTGACTGAAGTCACTGTTCCACCTATGGACCTGGAAATTACTGTAACTGCAGGATCCAATATGGAAGTTGAACCTTCTCCAGCCAGGCAAGAGACCCCAACTCAGCCTCCAGAGCCACCTAAGGAGGTTAAAGTTCAATATCCATTTCATCAGGAAGTGATGAGTCCAACTCCAAGTAAGGGTGAAGTCCAGCATCCAGAATCACCCAGCATCACATTTCATAATGGGGGCTTGGGGCTTACCATTACTCCAGAACCTATTACAGAGGCTAAACATTCTGCAACCACGAAGAAGACTACAGCTCCTTCTCCAGCGGACCTTGAGGTGACACTTGCACATCGAGAGCGTGTTCAGAGTCAACAGCCAAACCTGACTAAAGTCACTGTTCCACCTATGGACTTGGAAATTACTGTAAGTCACCAACCAGAGTCATCTGAGTCGGTTCTCCCCCCAACGACTCAGCCCTCAGTGGTGCATTTTGCAAAATACTTCCCAGAAAAGGCATATACAACTTTCACTGAGCAGCCAGAACAGAGTGTTACCACAAATGTCAACATATGTGAGCTCTGTACCTGCAAAGATGAGACGCTATCGTGTACTGGTTTCAGCCCAAAGCAGAGGCTCCGCAGAGTGCCTGTGCCAGAGCCCAACACGGACAACAACACCTTCACCATCTT AAATTTCCAAGGAAACGCTATTTCTTACATTGAGGAGAATACATGGAAGCCATACCGTTGGACTGAGAAATT aattctcAGTGAAAATTATTTGACTGAATTACATAAGGACTCATTTGAAGGCCTGCTATCCCTACAGTATTT AGATTTATCCTGCAATAAGATACAATCTATTGAAAGACGGACATTTGAACCACTACCTTTTTTGAAGTTTAT aaatgttAGTTGCAATGTACTGACAGAAGTGAGCTTTGGAACATTTCAGGCCTGGCATGGAATGCAGTTTTTACATAAGCt AATTCTCAGTCATAACCCTCTGACAACTGTTGAAgattcatatctttttaaattgccagcattaaaatattt AGACATGGGAACAACACAGGTGTCACTTTCAACAATTGAGAGCATTCTCATGATGACCCTTGAATTGGAAAAACT GATATTACCTAGCCGTATGTCCTGTTGTCTCTGCCAACTCAAAAATAATATTGAGGTTGTTTGCAAGACAGTCAAGCTGCATTGTGACGGTGAATGTTTGACAAATGCCACACGTTGTG ATGAAAAAGCATCTATAATGAATGTAGAAGGATCATTCATGAAGGTATTAAAAGCCCGGAAGAAGAGTACCAGTACTGAGCTGACAATTGAGCCAGAGAAGGCATCCTCAGACAAAAATGGCATCGGTCTGTCAGCCTTTATGAATGAGCAGTTAGACTTTAATGATGAAAGTGATGTTATCAGTGCGCTGAATTACATATTACCTTATTTCTCAGAGGGAAATGTAGAAGATGTAGAATCAACATTACTACCATTCATTAAAACTCTGTTTTCAAATGTTCAAGATGGAGACAAGCCTGTGGGTTACttgaaaaacaacacaaagaGCCCTTCTCTTGAACCTGGACCCAACAATTcaacttacaaaaataaactgaggaaACTCTCTTTCCTGGAAAATTTGTTAGAtgcagaaattcaagaaaaaattgatgaggtaaaaaagaaagaaaaaactgccatGCTTATACCTCCCGGGATTTTAGGTCCCAAATTTAAGAAATTGGAAACTGCCCAAGGACAGGAAAAGACCCTTCCCAAGTCTAAGAATTTACGGAAGAGGTGGTTTAGAAAAAACAGTGTTCTCAAGGGCCCCAAGGACCCACAGAAAAGGCACTACAAGGAAGTGGACGTTCAGAGCACCCAAGGGAAACAGAGTGCCCAGTCATTTGTGAAGAACATGGCCAAAGAAAGAAGGCTCAGTGGACCATCCCCAAGGGAGCTGGAGGAGCTTCACATGGCCCAGAGGCCCAGGAAATTAGTGGGAAACTCCGTCCACACAGAGTCTTCATTCATAAAGGAGCACAAGGCAGCAGCCTCTTCTTTCCCGAAGCAAAACATAATGGGCAAGCCTTCTGCCTCCACTGCTCCAAAATCCCTACCTAAGGTGAAAACCAAATCAGAAGACTCAACCTACCCCATTGTTGTTTTAGAAGATGCGAATGCTAGAGTTAGGGAAATGGAGGCTTCCAGACCAGTCTCGCATtctggaaaaaagtatattttccataaaattcgCTCACGTATAGTCCAAAGAACACCCAagaccaaaaaaagtaaaaagttcagaaagaaaaactcactCTCGAATAGATTGATGCCTGCACAGAGGCCTCCATTGCCTGCCGTCAGGAGCCTCATCGATTCCCCTTCACAGGAGGCTATTTCATCTTCAGAAAAACGAATTCAGGAAAATCCTTTTCCAGAATTATTTACTCTTTCAGAACCTTCTAAAGAAAACACTACTGTAGAAAACACTACTGCACAGAATGCttctgaagaaattatttctcCAGGAAGCACTACTGTATCAGAACAAACTCCCCCTGAATTCACAAACCGTAGGAATCTTTCCAATACATATTCTACTACCACCAGAGACAACTTTGTGCCGACTGTTAAACAAACCAATGAAACACAATGGGAATACCACAACTTGGTCACTGACTTGCCCCCAAAGCCCACAGGCTTCAGTGTTGCAAAGCTCTCATCCGCAGGTGATCTATTTGAAATTCAGCTAAACCAGCAGCTACGGTCCCTCATCCCGAATAATGACGTGAGAAGGCTCATTTCTCATGTTATCCGGACTTTGAAAATGGACTGCTCTGAGACCAATGTGCAACTGGCCTGTGCCAAGCTTATCTCCAGAACAGGCCTCCTGATGAAGCTTCTCAGCGAGCAGCAGGAAGTAAAGGTGTCCAAGGCAGAGTGGGATACAGACCAATGGAAGACTGAGAACTATATCAATGAGAGCACAGAAGCCCAGAGTGAACAGAAAGAGCAGAAGTCAAGTGAG ccaACAAAAGAAGTTCCAGGTTATGGCTATAACAACAAACTCATCTTGGCAATATCTGTGACTGTAGTAGTAATGATTTTGATTATAGTTTTCTGTCTCATTGAG